TGTTTTGTAACTGGAGCACGCTAAGTAACCACCCAAGGATCGCCCGCAAGAACGCACCAAATTGTGGGCGACGAACAAATTTGTGCCCGGGAACAGCGATGTGCCCGGCCACTTCGAGAGGATCGCCATGAAGGACCCTGCCAGCCCCGTCTGCCGCACCATCAGCACCCTGCTCAGCCGGATCGGCGACAAATGGTCGGTGCTGGTCGTGACCACCTTGGGCGAGGGGCCCCGCCGCTTCAACGAGCTGCGCCGCGAAATCCCCGCCGTCTCGCAGCGGATGCTGACCCTCACCTTGCGCAATCTCGAGCGCGACGGCCTCGTCAGCCGCGCGGTCACGCCCTCGATCCCGCCCCGGGTCGATTATGCGCTGACCCCCCTGGGCGAATCGCTCCGCTGCCCGATCGCGGCCCTGTCCGACTGGGCGATCGCCAACGTCGCCGAGATCCACGAGGCGCAGCGCCGCTTCGATCACGAGCACGACCAGGCCGCGGCGGCCTAGCCCTTACCGGACTTGCTTTGCTAGGCGCGGTGGATGACCGATCTCGCTGCCCTCGCGACCCTCGAAGAACGCCTTCGCTTCACCGCCTCGTGGATCATCCACCACGCCAATCACGTTCGTGACAGCGCCGACGGACTGAAGGTCGGCGGGCATCAGGCCTCGAGCGCGTCGATGAGCGCGATCCTGACCGCCCTCTATTTCGATGCGCTCGGCCCCAATGACCGGGTCGCGGTGAAGCCCCACGCCGGCCCCGTCCTTCACGCCATCCATTATCTCCTCGGCGGCCAAGACAAGGAGACGCTCGCCAACTTCCGCGGCTTCGGCGGGGCGCAAAGCTATCCCTCGCGCACCAAGGACAGGATCCCGGTCGATTTCTCCACCGGATCGGTCGGACTCGGGGTCGCCATCACCCTCTTCGCGAGCCTCGTCCAGGACTGGCTCTCGGCCCGCGACGCCCTGCCGGCGGACAAGCGCGGCCGCTTCGTCGCGCTGATGGGCGATGCCGAGCTCGACGAGGGCAACATCTACGAAGCGCTCATCGAGGGCCACAAGCACGACGTCCGCAACCTGTGGTGGATCGTCGACTACAACCGGCAGAGCCTCGACGCGACCAGCGCCGACCGCATGTTCGAGCGCTTCGACGACATCTTCCGCACCTGCGGCTGGCGCGTGGTCGAGCTGCGCCACGGCAAGAAGCTCGCCGCCGCGCTGGCCGCCGCACCGGCGGTCAAGGACTGGCTCGAGGCGCTGCCCAACGCCGACCACAGCGCGCTCCTCTACCAGGGCGGGGCGGCGTGGCGGGCGCGCGTGGACAAGGATCTCGGCGACAGGGCCGCGACCTTCCTTTCGGCCCACGACGACGACCAGCTCGCCGCGCTGTTCAGCGACCTCGGCGGCCACTGCATGGCGAGCCTCACCGAAGCCTTCGCGGCGGCGAATGACGACGTCCCGACCGTCTTCATCGCCTGGACCGTCAAGGGCTACGGCCTCCCCTTCGCCGGCCACAAGGACAATCACGCCGGGCTGATGAACCCGACCCAGTTCGCCGCCTATCGCGACGGGCTCGGAATCGCCGATGGTCAGGAATGGGAGCCGCTCGCCGGCCTCGGCGGCAATGCCCGCGCGAGCGTCCAGGCACTGGTCGACCAGACCAGGGTGCGCCGCCAGAAGGAGCCGCGCAATTTCACCAGCTGGCCGGTGCCGGTCTTCCCCACCCCCACCGGCGAGGAGCAGTCGACCCAAGCCGCCTTCGGCCGGATCCTCCTCGACCTCGCCAAGTCGGGCGACGGCCTCGCCGACCGCATCCTCACCACCTCGCCCGACGTCACCGTCTCGACCAACCTCGGCGCCTTCGTGAACAATCGCGGGCTGTTCCACCGCCGCGCGATCCGCGACGTCTTCGCCGAAGCGAAGATCCCGTCGGCGCAGAAGTGGGCGGCGAAGGACGCGGGCCAGCATGTCGAGCTCGGAATCGCCGAATCGAACCTCTTCCTGATGCTCGCCGCCGCCGGCCTGTCGGGCGACCTTTTCGGCCACCGGCTGATCCCCATCGGCACCCTCTACGACCCGTTCATCGCCCGCGGCCTCGATAGCCTCAACTACGGCTGCTACCAGGACGCCCGCTTCCTCCTCGTCGCGACGCCGAGCGGCCTGACGCTCGGGCCCGAGGGCGGCGCGCACCAGTCGATCAACCCGCCGCTGATCGCGCTCGGCCAGCCGGGCCTCCGCCACTACGAACCCGCCTTCGCCGACGAACTCGCGCTCTTCATGCGCGAGGCGATCCGCCTGATCGACGATCCGCAGGGCGAGAGCACCTACCTCCGCCTCTCCACCCGCAGCTTGGCGCAGGAGCCCCGCGCGTCGGACGACTGGCAGGCCGATGCGCTTCAAGGCGGCTACTGGCTGCGCGAACCCGGCCCGCAAGCGGAAGCCGCGATCGTCGCCATGGGCGCGGTCATGCCCGAGGCGCTCGCCGCCTTCGACGCGCTTGCCGACGACGTCCCGGGTCTCGGACTCCTCTCGGTCACCAGCCCCAATCTCCTCCATCGCGGCTGGAGCGTGTCGAGCGCGAGCCGCTGGAACGGTAGCCCCGCCGACAGCCACGTCGCGCGCCTGCTCGGCCGCCTCGCGCCCAGCGCGCGTCTCGTCACCCTGTGCGACGCCGCGCCCGCCTCGCTCTCGTGGCTGGGCGCCGTCCTCGGCCACCGCGTCGCGCCGCTCGGCGTCGACCGCTTCGGCCAGACCGGCAACCTCCACGACCTCTACGGCGAATATCGCCTCGACGGCGAAGCCATCACCGAGGCGATGGCGGGGCTTCTTCTCTAACGTCATCCCGGACTTGATCCGGGATCCACCTGCCTCTCATGGCCATCGGAAAGAAAGGTGGATCCCCGCCTACGCGGGGATGACGGGGCCAAGGGGCGTCGCTAAACACCTCCCATGCCCGGACGCTTTTTCGAGGAATGGGAGGTCGGCCAGACCGTCGCCCATGCCCTCCGCCGCACCGTCACCGAGACCGACAATCTGCTGATCTCGACGCTGACCCACAATCCGCAACCGCTCCACCTCGATGCCGAGGCCGCGAAGGACACCGAGTTCGGCCGGATCCTCGTCAACAGCTGCTTCACCTTCTCGCTGCTCGTCGGCGCGTCGGTCAGCGACACCACCGAGGGCGTGCTCGTCGCCAACATGGGCTTCGACGAGGTCCGGCTGCCGAGCCCCGTCTTCATCGGCGACACGCTCCACTTCGAGAGCGAATGCATCGGCGCACGCGAAAGCAACTCGCGTCCGACCGCCGGGCTCGTCACCTGGGCGCACCGCGCGATCAACCAGCATGGGGCAACCGTCTGCACGATGAAGCGCACCGCCCTCATCCACAAACGTCCCGCCGCATGAGCCGCCAGCCCCGCTCTTGGCTGTTCGTCCCGGCCGACAGCGAGAAGAAGATCGCCAAGGCGCTCGAAAGCCAGGCCGACGCCATCATCTTCGACCTCGAGGACAGCGTCGCGCTCCCCGAAAAGTCCCGCGCCCGCGAGATCCTGAAAGCCCTCCCCGCCCGCTCGGGCGGCCCGCAATGGTGGGTCCGGATCAATCCGCTTCGCACCGAGGAACATCGCCTCGATCTCGAATTGCTCGGCAAGGCCGACATCCACGGCGTGATGCTGCCCAAGGCCGAGAGCGGCGCCGACATCGTCGAGCTCCAGCACCGCACCGGCTCGATCCCGATCCACGCCATCGTCACCGAGACCGCCGCCTCGCTGTTCGGCCTCCTCTCCTACCGCGACGTCAAATCCTCGCCGCTCGCCGCGATGAGCTGGGGCGCCGAGGACCTGTCGGCCGCGCTCGGCGCCGCGTCCAACAAGGACCGCAAGGGCCGCTACACCTTCCCCTACCAGCTCGCCCGCACGCTCTGCCTCGCCGGCGCGCAGGCCGCGGGCGTGCAGCCCGTCGACGGGGTCTTCGCCGACTTCCGCGACGAGCCCGGCCTGATCGAGGAGGCGCTGGACGCCGCCCGTGACGGCTTCACCGGCAAGCTCGCCATCCACCCGGCGCAGGTCGTGCCGATCAACGAGGCCTTCTCCCCCACCGACGAACAGATCGCGCATGCGCGGCAGATCGTCGCAGCCTTTGCCGCCGAACCCTCGGCTGGTGTGTTGAGCGTCGACGGCCGAATGGTCGACAAACCCCACTTGATCCAGGCCCAGCGCACGCTGGACCGCGCAGGAGACTGACTAGACATGCCCACCATCGCCAAGGGCTATGGCACCGACGCCGCCGACCAACCCCTCCGCGCCATGGAGTTCGAACGCCGCGACCTGCGTCCCGACGACGTGGCGATCCAGATCAGCCACGCCGGCATCTGCCACTCCGACCTCCACACCGCCCGCAGCGACTGGAAGGGCACGCAATATCCCTGCGTTCCTGGCCACGAGATCGTCGGCACCGTCACCGCGGTCGGTCCGCAAGTCACCAAGCACAAGGTCGGCGACACGGTCGCGGTCGGCTGCATGGTCGACAGCTGCATGAAGTGCGACCAGTGCCTCGAGGGCTGGGAAGTCTTCTGCCGCGAGGGCAATGTCGGCACCTACAACGGCCGCGATCGCCACGACGGCTCGAACACCAAGGGCGGTTATTCCGACCACATCGTCGTGCGAGACCATTTCGTCTGCAAGGTCCCGGACGGCATGGACATCGCCAAAGTCGCGCCTCTGCTCTGCGCCGGCATCACCACTTACTCGCCGCTTCGCCAATATGGCGTGGGCGAGGGCACCAAGGTGGCGGTGGTCGGCCTCGGCGGCCTCGGCCACATGGGGGTCAAGCTCGCGGTCGCGATGGGTGCCCACGTCACCATCATCACCACCACCCCCGAAAAGGGCGAGGATGCCCGCGCACTGGGCGCCCACGACGTCATCATCTCGACCGACAAGGCGCAGATGAAGGCCGCGCGCACCCGCTTCGACTTCATTCTGAATACCATCCCTGTCAGCCACGAGATCGACGGCTATCTCCAGCTGCTCGGCCGCTCGGGCCGGATGGTGATCGTCGGCGCGCTGAACGAGATGCCGGGCTTCGTCGGCGCCAACCTCATCTTCTGGAACCGCGCGGTCGGCGGCTCGGCCATCGGCGGCATTCCCGAGACGCAGGAGATGCTCGATTTCTGCGCCGAGCACGGCATCTATCCCGAGACCGAGCATATCGCGATCGATCAGGTCAACGAGGCCTATGAGCGCCTCTTGAAGAACGACGTCCGCTACCGCTTCGTGATCGACATGGAGCAAACCGCCTGATGACACCGGCCGAGCTCGCCGCGCTGCACGAGGCCCATGCCTCGGATCCCCAGGCCTTCTGGCTGGATCAGGCGCGGCGGCTCGACTGGGACCGTTTCCCGACCAGGGCCGGCGACTGGTCGTTCGACGCCGACGCCTTCCACATCAAATGGTATGAGGACGGCGTCCTCAACTTGTCCGCCAACTGCCTCGACCGGCACCTGCCGGCCAAGGCCGACGACACCGCGCTCGTGTTCGAGCCCGACGCGCCTGGCACCGGCCGCGCCGTCACCTACGCCGAGCTTCACGCCGACACCTGCCGCTTTGCCAACCTCCTCAAGGAGCGCGGCGTGGGCAAGGGCGACCGCGTCATCCTCTATCTCCCGATGATCCCCGAGGCCGCCGCCGCCATGCTCGCCTGCGCGCGGATCGGCGCGGTCCACTCGGTCGTGTTCGGCGGCTTCAGCCCCGAAAGCGTCGCCGGCCGGATCGAGGATTGCGGCGCGCGCGTCGTCATCACCGCCGACGAGGGGCTTCGCGGCGGCAAGCACATTCCCCTGAAAGCCAATGTCGACGCCGCCTGCGACCTCGCTCCCGGGGTCGAGACCGTCATCGTCATAACCCGCACCGGCGCCGACGTGCCGTTCGTTCGGGGCCGCGACGTCCGCTGGGAGGATCACAAGCACCGCCTCGCCGCCGACTGCCCGGCCGAACCGATGGGCGCCGAGGATCCGCTCTTCATCCTCTACACCTCGGGCTCGACCGGAAAGCCCAAGGGCGTGGTCCACACCACCGGCGGCTACGCCACCTGGGTCGCGGCCACCTTCGCCTGGGTGTTCGAGCCGCGCGCGGACGACCTCTTCTGGTGCACCGCCGACATCGGCTGGGTGACGGGGCACAGCTACACGCTCTACGGCCCGCTCCTCCACGGCGTCCCCACCGTCATGTTCGACGGCGTGCCCACCTTCCCTGACGCGTCGCGGCTGTGGGAGACGATCGACCGGCTCGGAGTCACCATCCTCTACACCGCCCCCACCGCCATCCGCGCCCTGATGCGCGAGGGCGACGCGCCGGTGGTGAAGCACCGCCGCGACAGCCTGCGCCTCCTCGGCACCGTCGGCGAGCCGATCAATCCCGAGGCCTGGCGCTGGTATCATGACGTGGTCGGCGACGGCCGCCTGCCGATCGTCGACACCTGGTGGCAGACCGAGACCGGCGGCGTGCTCATGACCCCGCTCCCCGGCGCCACTTCGATGAAGCCCGGCAGCGCCACCCGGCCCCTCCCCGGCATCGCCCCGATCCTCGTCGACGCCGAGGGCCACGAAATCCCCGGCAACGACGTCAGCGGCAACCTCTGCCTCACCAGCTCGTGGCCGGGCCAGATGCGCACCGTCTGGGGCGACCACCAGCGCTTCATCGACACTTATTTCCGGACCTATCCCGGCCTGTATTTCACCGGCGACGGCTGCCGCCGCGACGCCGACGGCGACTATTGGATCACCGGCCGGGTCGACGACGTCATCAACGTGTCGGGCCACCGCATCGGGACCGCCGAGGTCGAAAGCGCGTTGGTCGCGCATCCCCTCGTCGCGGAGGCCGCCGTGGTCGCCGCGCCGCACGACCTGAAAGGACAGGCGATCCACGCCTTCGTCACCTTGAACGCCGGCGAGGAAGGCTCCCCGGCCATCCTGACCGAGCTCAACGCCGAGGTCCGCAAGCACATCGGCGCCCTCGCCATCCCCGAGCGAATCCAGTTCGCCCCCGGCCTCCCCAAGACCCGCTCGGGCAAGATCATGCGCCGGATCCTGCGCAAGATCGCCGAAGGCCAGCTCGACCAGCTGGGCGACACCTCGACCCTCGCCGACCCCGGCGTGGTCGACCAGCTGGTCGCCGGCCGTGGGTAAGCGCCTCCTCGCACTGCTCGTGCTCGCCCTGCTCCCGCTCGGCGCCTGCACCGCCGCCGACGAGCTTCCCGCCGGCACCGCGCCGCTCGACCCCATCGCCTTCTTCACCGGCGCCTCGAGCGGCACCGCCACGCTTCGCCCCGTGGTCGGCAAGGCCTCGCCCGTGCGGGTCGAGAGCGAGGGCACGCCCACCCCCGACGGCCTCCGCCTCGTCCAGCGCATCACCGAAGGGACCAAGAAGCCCCGCACGCGCCTGTGGATCATCCAGCGGACGCCCGGCGGCTACGTCTCGACCCTGACCGACGCCAAGGGCCCCGTCAGCGTCACCGTCCGCGGACCCCGCGCCTTCATCGGCTACGTGACCCCCGGCGGGATGCGGATCGAGCAGGAACTCGCCCTCCAGCCCGACGGCCGCACCATCCTCAACCGGCTCAAGGCCTATCGCTTCGGGGTCCGCCTCGCGACCCTCGACGAGACCATCGTCAAGGCGGTTGCAAAGTAGGATTTCGCATGGCTTGGTTCGGCATCGCCGCCAGATCACGCGCCATCGGAGCGGCAGGGCGCGCAAGACGGGAAACGACTCGCGGACCCCATGACATTCGAGACCTTGTTCAGAAAGGTTAATGCTCCGCCCGCCTAGCTTTGGCCGCAGTTTTTCGTTAACGGCGTGGGCCTTCCGCCATGGCAACCATTCTTCCCACCCCGCCGCGCGTCGGCATGGTCTCCTTGGGCTGTCCCAAGAACCTCGTCGATTCCGAGCGCATCCTCGGCCAGCTCCGCTCGGACGGCTACCAGATGAGCGCCGACTACGAGGGCGCCGACGTCGTCCTCGTCAATACCTGCGGCTTCCTCGATTCCGCCAAGGAAGAGAGCCTCGAAGCGATCGGCGAGGCGCTGGCCGAGAACGGCCGGGTCATCGTCACCGGCTGCATGGGCCGCGAGGCCGAGGTCATCCGCGCCCGCTTCCCGAACGTCCTCGCGATCACCGGCGCGCAAGCCTATGAGGACGTGGTCGCCGCGGTCCACGAGGCCGCGCCCGCGCCGCGTTCGCCCTATCTCGACCTCGTCCCGCAGGCCTCGCCGCAGCTCAAGCTCACGCCCAAGCACTACAGCTACCTCAAGATTTCCGAGGGCTGCAATCACCGCTGCGCCTTCTGCATCATCCCGCAGATCCGCGGCGACCTCGTCTCGCGCCGCCCCGACGCCATCCTCCGCGAAGCCGAAAAGCTCCTCGCGCAGGGGACGAAGGAGCTGCTGGTCATCAGCCAGGACACCAGCGCCTACGGCCTCGATCTCAAGCACGCCGCCTGGCCGTGGAAGGGCGGCGACGTCCGCGCCCACATGACCGACCTCGCCCGCGCGCTGGGTGAGCTTCGCACGCCCGAGGGCGAGCGGCCGTGGGTCCGGCTCCACTACGTCTATCCCTATCCGCACGTCGACCGCGTGATGCCGCTGATGGCCGAGGGCCTCGTCCTCCCCTATCTCGACATCCCTTTCCAGCACGCTTCCCCGAAGGTGCTCAAGGCGATGCGTCGCCCGGCCAACGAGGCCAAGGTGCTCGAGCGGCTGGTCCAATGGCGCCGCGAAGTCCCCGACATCGCGATCCGCTCCTCCTTCGTCGTCGGTTTCCCCGGCGAGACCGAGGAGGATTTCGACTATCTCCTCCAGTGGCTCGCCGAAGCCCGGCTCGACCGCGTCGGCGCCTTCCGCTTCGAGCCGGTCGAAGGCGCCCCCGCCAACGACCTGCCCGGCCATGTCGCCCCCGAGGTCAAGGAAGAGCGCTACGCCCGCGTGATGGAGCTGACCGCGCGCATCTCCGCCGAGAAGCTCGCCGCCAAGGTCGGCTCCAGCCTCGACGTCATCATCGACGCGGTCGATCCCGAGACCGGCGGCGCGACCGGCCGCTCCAAGGCCGACGCCCCCGAGATCGACGGCGAGGTCCACCTGCGCGACGCGGGCCACCTTCGCGCCGGCGACATCGTGGCCGCGCTCATCGAGGAAAGCGACGAGCACGATCTGTTCGGCGTACCCACCAAGGACGATTGATGACCGATTTCGCCGCGCTCCTCCGACCGAACCGCGGCGAAACCGCCCGCCCGCTCCACCTCGTCGACGCGACCCTGTTCCCCGAATGGCTCAAGGCGCATGCCGGGGCGCGCAAGGCGCTGATCGAGGCCGCCCGGTTCGAGGCCAAGCCCGGCCAGGTGCTCGTCATCCCCGGCCCGTCGCCCACCGCCGACGTCGAGGTGCTGGTCGGGGTCGCCAGGCTCGCCAGCCTCACGCCCTGGTGCCTCGCCGCCGCTGCCGAGCGGCTCCCCGAGGGCACCTACAGGGTCGCGGGTGAAGTCGCGCCCGGCCTGTCGGCGCTCGGCTGGCTCCTCGCCCAGCACACGCGCACCACGTGGAAGAGCAAGCCCGACACCCCCGCCGGTCCCCGCGTCCTCCTCAGCGGCGAGCCCGCCCGCGTCGCCGAGATCGTCCGCCTCGCCGAGGCCACCGGCCAAGTCCGCGACCTCGTCGACACCCCTGCCGGCGACCTCGGCCCGGCCGAGCTCGAGCAGGCGGTCCGCGACTGGGCCAAATCCGCCGGTGCCGAGGTCACCGTCACCAAGGGCGACGCGCTCGCCCAGGGCTATCCGATGATCTACGCCGTGGGCGCCGCGGCCGAGCCGTCGCGCGCGCCGCGCCTCATCGAGGCGACCTGGGGCGATCCCAACCACCCGCGCATCGCCGTCATCGGCAAGGGCGTGGTGTTCGACAGCGGCGGCCTCGACCTCAAGCCTGCCGCCGGGATGCGGCTGATGAAGAAGGACATGGGCGGCGCGGCCCATGCCCTCGCGCTCGCCCGGCTGATCGTCGGCGAGCGCCTGCCCGTGCGCCTCCACCTCCTCATCCCCGCGGTCGAGAATGCCGTCTCCGGCGCCGCCTTCCGCCCCGGCGACATCCTGCGCAGCCGCAACGGCCTGCGGGTCGAGATCGACAATACCGACGCGGAAGGACGCCTGATCCTCGGCGATTCGCTGACCCGCGCGGGCGAGGAGAAGCCCGAACTGATCGTCGACTTTGCCACGCTGACCGGCGCGGCGCGGATCGCGCTCGGCCCTGACTTGCCCGCCACCTTCAGCAACGACGACGGTTTCGCCGCCGAGCTCCTCGCCGCCGGCACCGAGGTCGGGGATCCGCTGTGGCGCCTGCCGTTGTGGGACGGCTATGACGAGATGCTGAAGAGCGAGCTCGCCGACCTGTCGAACAGCGCCGACTCGCCCTTTGCCGGGACAATCACCGCCGCCTTGTTTCTTCGCCGGTTCGTTCCGGAGAACACGCTCTGGGCGCACCTCGACACCTTCGCCTGGCGTCCTGTTCCTCGGCCGGGCCGTCCCAAGGGCGGCGAAGCTTTGGGTCTTCGGGCGGTTTATTCGGCGCTTTCGGCGCGCTATACTCGGCGGCACTAACGCTTTTTCATGCGCTTCCTTCATCGGAGCGCAACAATTCCCCCCCTCGCCGGTTAACCACCCACGCTAGCCAGGCGAGGAGTTTCACGTCCAATGAGCGATGCTTCGCTAAGCGGGTGGATGCGCGCTCTGGTCGGATACGTCCGATCAGGTGAGCCCGATCTGACGAATCGTCAGATGGCCCTGCTGATGATCGTCTACCTGACCCCCGGGCCGCACACTGTGCGCGGCCTGGCCCGAATTCTCGGCGTCTCCAAACCCGTCGTGACCCGCGCCTTGAATACGTTGGGGGCGCTCGGCTATCTCCGCCGCGAACGAGACCAGGACGACCGCCGCAACGTGTTCGTCGTCCGGACCAGCAGCGGGGCAGATTTCCTTGAAGGCTTCAAACGTAACATCCGGGGCAGCGAACGTGGCGACCGAGACGCCGAACGCCGTCCCGCCCTCGGCCAGCTCGCCCACGCCCACCGCTGACGTCCCGCCGGGCGGCTTCCCGCTCGCGGGCCCGTCGAGCCGGCCCGACCCCCGTACCCACGCCTATCGCCAGGACCTCGCCGACGTCGCGCTCGCCGGGATCGTGATCGCCTCCCATTACGCCGTCCCGCTTCCCGCCACGCTCGGCCGTGACGCGACGCTGCGCGCCGCGCCCGACGCGAATGCCGAGCCGGTCGCCGAGCTCGAGGCCGGCACCGACCTGCGCCTCCTCGACAAGAGCCGCGGCTGGGCCTGGGGCTATGCCGGCGACCAGGTCGGCTACCTGCCGCTCAGCGCCATCGCATGAAGCGGCTGCTCGCGCTTGGGCTGGCCGCGCTCGTCCTCGCCGCGCTCGCAACGACCTTTCTCTGGTGGACCGGCGGCGCATCGAAGCCGACCACGGTCACCGTCGAGGAAGGCGCGACCCTCACCAGTCTCTGTCCGGGCCTCGAGAAGAAGGGCCTCGTGCGGGGCGGCTGCACCACCTACCGCCTGTTTGCGAAGGTGCTGGGCTCGCCCGATGGCATCCAGGCGGGTGAATTCGAGGTGCCCGCGGGCACCAGCGGCGCGAAACTGCTCGACATCCTCCAGCACGGCCAGCCCGTGCAGCGCCTCATCACCATTCCCGAGGGCACGCCCAGTATCCTCGTCGCCGAGAAACTCGAGTCGGTCGCCGCGCTGACCGGCCCCGCCCCGGTCCCGGCCGAGGGTTCGGTCCTCCCCGACAGCTATGGCTTCCAGAAGGGCGAAAGCCGCGCGGCCGTCGCGGCGCGCATGGAAACGGCGATGACGCGGACGCTCGCCGAGCTTTGGGCAAAGCGGAAGGTGGGCTCCTGCCCGGTCTCGACCCCGGCCGAGGCGATCACCCTCGCCTCGATCGTCGAGAAGGAAACCGGCAAGCCCGCCGAGCGCCGCCGCGTCGCGGGGGTCTATTGCAACCGGCTGCGGATGGGCATGAAGCTCGATGCCGATCCGACGGTCATCTATCCGGTGACCAAGGGCAAGCCGCTCGGCCGCCGGATCCTCCGCTCCGAGCTCGAGGCCGACACCGGCTACAACACCTACAAGCGCGCCGGGCTTCCGG
This genomic window from Sphingomonas rosea contains:
- a CDS encoding MaoC family dehydratase codes for the protein MPGRFFEEWEVGQTVAHALRRTVTETDNLLISTLTHNPQPLHLDAEAAKDTEFGRILVNSCFTFSLLVGASVSDTTEGVLVANMGFDEVRLPSPVFIGDTLHFESECIGARESNSRPTAGLVTWAHRAINQHGATVCTMKRTALIHKRPAA
- the acs gene encoding acetate--CoA ligase; amino-acid sequence: MTPAELAALHEAHASDPQAFWLDQARRLDWDRFPTRAGDWSFDADAFHIKWYEDGVLNLSANCLDRHLPAKADDTALVFEPDAPGTGRAVTYAELHADTCRFANLLKERGVGKGDRVILYLPMIPEAAAAMLACARIGAVHSVVFGGFSPESVAGRIEDCGARVVITADEGLRGGKHIPLKANVDAACDLAPGVETVIVITRTGADVPFVRGRDVRWEDHKHRLAADCPAEPMGAEDPLFILYTSGSTGKPKGVVHTTGGYATWVAATFAWVFEPRADDLFWCTADIGWVTGHSYTLYGPLLHGVPTVMFDGVPTFPDASRLWETIDRLGVTILYTAPTAIRALMREGDAPVVKHRRDSLRLLGTVGEPINPEAWRWYHDVVGDGRLPIVDTWWQTETGGVLMTPLPGATSMKPGSATRPLPGIAPILVDAEGHEIPGNDVSGNLCLTSSWPGQMRTVWGDHQRFIDTYFRTYPGLYFTGDGCRRDADGDYWITGRVDDVINVSGHRIGTAEVESALVAHPLVAEAAVVAAPHDLKGQAIHAFVTLNAGEEGSPAILTELNAEVRKHIGALAIPERIQFAPGLPKTRSGKIMRRILRKIAEGQLDQLGDTSTLADPGVVDQLVAGRG
- a CDS encoding leucyl aminopeptidase family protein — encoded protein: MTDFAALLRPNRGETARPLHLVDATLFPEWLKAHAGARKALIEAARFEAKPGQVLVIPGPSPTADVEVLVGVARLASLTPWCLAAAAERLPEGTYRVAGEVAPGLSALGWLLAQHTRTTWKSKPDTPAGPRVLLSGEPARVAEIVRLAEATGQVRDLVDTPAGDLGPAELEQAVRDWAKSAGAEVTVTKGDALAQGYPMIYAVGAAAEPSRAPRLIEATWGDPNHPRIAVIGKGVVFDSGGLDLKPAAGMRLMKKDMGGAAHALALARLIVGERLPVRLHLLIPAVENAVSGAAFRPGDILRSRNGLRVEIDNTDAEGRLILGDSLTRAGEEKPELIVDFATLTGAARIALGPDLPATFSNDDGFAAELLAAGTEVGDPLWRLPLWDGYDEMLKSELADLSNSADSPFAGTITAALFLRRFVPENTLWAHLDTFAWRPVPRPGRPKGGEALGLRAVYSALSARYTRRH
- a CDS encoding helix-turn-helix domain-containing protein — protein: MKDPASPVCRTISTLLSRIGDKWSVLVVTTLGEGPRRFNELRREIPAVSQRMLTLTLRNLERDGLVSRAVTPSIPPRVDYALTPLGESLRCPIAALSDWAIANVAEIHEAQRRFDHEHDQAAAA
- a CDS encoding NAD(P)-dependent alcohol dehydrogenase; this encodes MPTIAKGYGTDAADQPLRAMEFERRDLRPDDVAIQISHAGICHSDLHTARSDWKGTQYPCVPGHEIVGTVTAVGPQVTKHKVGDTVAVGCMVDSCMKCDQCLEGWEVFCREGNVGTYNGRDRHDGSNTKGGYSDHIVVRDHFVCKVPDGMDIAKVAPLLCAGITTYSPLRQYGVGEGTKVAVVGLGGLGHMGVKLAVAMGAHVTIITTTPEKGEDARALGAHDVIISTDKAQMKAARTRFDFILNTIPVSHEIDGYLQLLGRSGRMVIVGALNEMPGFVGANLIFWNRAVGGSAIGGIPETQEMLDFCAEHGIYPETEHIAIDQVNEAYERLLKNDVRYRFVIDMEQTA
- a CDS encoding MarR family winged helix-turn-helix transcriptional regulator yields the protein MSDASLSGWMRALVGYVRSGEPDLTNRQMALLMIVYLTPGPHTVRGLARILGVSKPVVTRALNTLGALGYLRRERDQDDRRNVFVVRTSSGADFLEGFKRNIRGSERGDRDAERRPALGQLAHAHR
- a CDS encoding CoA ester lyase; the encoded protein is MSRQPRSWLFVPADSEKKIAKALESQADAIIFDLEDSVALPEKSRAREILKALPARSGGPQWWVRINPLRTEEHRLDLELLGKADIHGVMLPKAESGADIVELQHRTGSIPIHAIVTETAASLFGLLSYRDVKSSPLAAMSWGAEDLSAALGAASNKDRKGRYTFPYQLARTLCLAGAQAAGVQPVDGVFADFRDEPGLIEEALDAARDGFTGKLAIHPAQVVPINEAFSPTDEQIAHARQIVAAFAAEPSAGVLSVDGRMVDKPHLIQAQRTLDRAGD
- the rimO gene encoding 30S ribosomal protein S12 methylthiotransferase RimO, encoding MATILPTPPRVGMVSLGCPKNLVDSERILGQLRSDGYQMSADYEGADVVLVNTCGFLDSAKEESLEAIGEALAENGRVIVTGCMGREAEVIRARFPNVLAITGAQAYEDVVAAVHEAAPAPRSPYLDLVPQASPQLKLTPKHYSYLKISEGCNHRCAFCIIPQIRGDLVSRRPDAILREAEKLLAQGTKELLVISQDTSAYGLDLKHAAWPWKGGDVRAHMTDLARALGELRTPEGERPWVRLHYVYPYPHVDRVMPLMAEGLVLPYLDIPFQHASPKVLKAMRRPANEAKVLERLVQWRREVPDIAIRSSFVVGFPGETEEDFDYLLQWLAEARLDRVGAFRFEPVEGAPANDLPGHVAPEVKEERYARVMELTARISAEKLAAKVGSSLDVIIDAVDPETGGATGRSKADAPEIDGEVHLRDAGHLRAGDIVAALIEESDEHDLFGVPTKDD
- a CDS encoding transketolase, with translation MTDLAALATLEERLRFTASWIIHHANHVRDSADGLKVGGHQASSASMSAILTALYFDALGPNDRVAVKPHAGPVLHAIHYLLGGQDKETLANFRGFGGAQSYPSRTKDRIPVDFSTGSVGLGVAITLFASLVQDWLSARDALPADKRGRFVALMGDAELDEGNIYEALIEGHKHDVRNLWWIVDYNRQSLDATSADRMFERFDDIFRTCGWRVVELRHGKKLAAALAAAPAVKDWLEALPNADHSALLYQGGAAWRARVDKDLGDRAATFLSAHDDDQLAALFSDLGGHCMASLTEAFAAANDDVPTVFIAWTVKGYGLPFAGHKDNHAGLMNPTQFAAYRDGLGIADGQEWEPLAGLGGNARASVQALVDQTRVRRQKEPRNFTSWPVPVFPTPTGEEQSTQAAFGRILLDLAKSGDGLADRILTTSPDVTVSTNLGAFVNNRGLFHRRAIRDVFAEAKIPSAQKWAAKDAGQHVELGIAESNLFLMLAAAGLSGDLFGHRLIPIGTLYDPFIARGLDSLNYGCYQDARFLLVATPSGLTLGPEGGAHQSINPPLIALGQPGLRHYEPAFADELALFMREAIRLIDDPQGESTYLRLSTRSLAQEPRASDDWQADALQGGYWLREPGPQAEAAIVAMGAVMPEALAAFDALADDVPGLGLLSVTSPNLLHRGWSVSSASRWNGSPADSHVARLLGRLAPSARLVTLCDAAPASLSWLGAVLGHRVAPLGVDRFGQTGNLHDLYGEYRLDGEAITEAMAGLLL